The Pelodiscus sinensis isolate JC-2024 chromosome 30, ASM4963464v1, whole genome shotgun sequence genome has a window encoding:
- the LOC142818163 gene encoding olfactory receptor 5AP2-like produces the protein METGEGKNQTYITEFNLLGFEMFPQLQTLLFLLFLVIYIVTMAGNLLIVVLVVVDRHLHTPMYFFLGNLSCLETCYSSAILPRLLAGLLTGDRTISVSGCITQFYFFGVLVASECYLLSTMSYDRYLAICKPLHYTALMNGRFCLLLAAVSWMGGLMATTIVTCLISQLHFCGPNEIDHFLCDFTPLIKLSCTDTRLVKLVTFVISSIDTLPLFLLTLMSYICIISTILRIPSAAGRQKAFSTCSSHLIVVTIFYGTLIVVYVLPDTDSLRDLNKVFSLFYTVLTPLANPLIYSLRNKEVLEALRKLIHRYVACPAIQKE, from the coding sequence ATGGAGACAGGAGAAGGGAAGAATCAAACCTATATCACAGAATTCAACCTCCTAGGATTTGAAATGTTCCCACAACTGCAAACTCTTCTCTTCCTGCTGTTCCTGGTGATCTACATTGTGACCATGGCCGGGAACCTCCTCATTGTGGTGCTAGTTGTGGTCGATCGGcatctccacacccccatgtacttcttcctggggaacctGTCCTGCCTGGAGACCTGCTACAGCTCCGCCATCCTGCCCCGGCTGTTGGCCGGGCTCCTGACGGGGGACAGGACCATCTCCGTGAGCGGCTGCATCACTCAGTTCTATTTCTTTGGTGTGCTTGTGGCGAGTGAGTGTTACCTCTTATCCACGATGTCCTACGACCGGTATTTAGCGATCTGCAAACCGCTGCACTACACAGCTCTTATGAACGGCAGATTCTGCCTCCTGCTAGCAGCGGTGTCCTGGATGGGTGGCCTGATGGCTACAACCATAGTAACCTGTTTAATATCCCAGTTACATTTCTGTGGCCCCAATGAGATTGACCATTTCCTGTGTGATTTCACCCCCCTGATCAAACTCTCTTGCACTGACACCCGCCTGGTCAAATTGGTGACCTTTGTCATCTCTTCCATAGACACCCTGCCCCTGTTCCTCCTAACCCTGATGTCCTACATCTgcatcatctccaccatcctgaGGATCCCGTCCGCCGCCGGGCGGCAaaaggccttctccacctgctcctcccatctCATCGTGGTGACCATTTTCTACGGGACCCTCATCGTCGTCTATGTGCTCCCGGACACCGACTCCTTGAGAGACCTCAACAAAGTGTTCTCCCTCTTCTACACGGTCCTGACGCCCCTGGCCAACCcgctcatctacagcctgaggaacaaggaggtcCTGGAGGCCCTGAGAAAACTAATCCATAGATATGTGGCATGCCCAGCGATTCAGAAGGAATGA